A part of Capsicum annuum cultivar UCD-10X-F1 chromosome 6, UCD10Xv1.1, whole genome shotgun sequence genomic DNA contains:
- the LOC107873716 gene encoding protein FANTASTIC FOUR 3 has protein sequence MSQILDNVSSLSFIQILNTPSSYHYQPSTKLHSSVIMSATSLEMCTETLGSETGCYYNDDMDETNFSCGIQRSECHTFKQSVKRKVDFPPPLTSISGMERVRVRSYRGGGRLVLRAVSVSNAYSSYFKAERASGTLRLSWRYDSKMEVEQNCEEQMANGCRKLTRRCKEKCGSTSKGISNYCQFWVAIS, from the coding sequence ATGTCTCAAATTCTTGACAATGTGAGTAGTTTGAGCTTCATACAAATCCTCAACACCCCTTCTTCCTACCATTATCAACCCTCAACGAAGCTACATTCATCGGTCATCATGAGCGCGACGAGTTTGGAGATGTGCACTGAGACACTAGGAAGTGAGACAGGTTGTTATTACAACGATGACATGGATGAGACGAACTTTTCTTGTGGTATTCAACGATCAGAATGCCATACATTCAAGCAAAGTGTCAAGAGGAAGGTGGATTTTCCGCCTCCGTTGACTTCAATCAGCGGAATGGAAAGAGTCAGAGTGAGATCCTATCGAGGAGGTGGTCGCTTAGTGTTAAGAGCTGTAAGCGTCAGCAACGCTTACAGCTCTTACTTCAAAGCTGAGCGTGCAAGTGGCACGCTCAGACTTTCTTGGAGGTATGATAGTAAAATGGAAGTTGAACAAAATTGTGAAGAACAAATGGCAAATGGTTGTAGAAAATTAACAAGAAGGTGTAAAGAAAAATGTGGGAGTACAAGTAAAGGGATTTCAAATTATTGCCAATTTTGGGTGGCTATTTCCtaa
- the LOC107873715 gene encoding uncharacterized protein LOC107873715 isoform X2 encodes MAISVESSSPASLNKGSPSLMGSSPIYSPSSDKRFWSNLRSRVDTLLENRENHNAALKQEGVEDRSKRMKEDAMLLLRGFDSVSCSLSQLSDNLENALQGARDLAKPPTLTEILHCTMEKASSGENQSKEDKHEGDKGKEESEEGGNRGLKRKFDTEESSEDPQQDDDTKRENRHVLKELGKFKKAKNLAISMATKAATLARELKSMRSDLRFMQERSALLEEENRRLRDGYDTGIPPEDDDLVRLQMEALLAEKSRLANENANLNRENQCLRQLVEYHQLASEDLSASYEGLLRGMGLDISCSPEDHTEANDGSGGVREKDISGISKSLDEIYDEE; translated from the exons ATGGCAATATCAGTAGAATCTTCATCACCTGCTTCCCTTAACAAG GGTTCACCAAGCTTGATGGGTTCGTCACCAATTTACAGTCCATCATCAGATAAACGTTTCTGGAGTAATCTTCGCAGCAGGGTTGATACTCTTCTTGAAAATCGCGAAAATCATAACGCTGCTCTAAAG CAAGAAGGAGTGGAGGATCGATCGAAGAGGATGAAGGAGGATGCTATGCTTTTACTAAGAGGATTTGATTCTGTTTCTTGCTCTCTTTCGCAGTTATCGGATAATCTGGAAAATGCTCTTCAG GGAGCAAGAGATCTAGCAAAACCTCCCACATTGACCGAGATACTTCATTGCACGATGGAAAAGGCGAGCAGTGGGGAAAATCAATCGAAGGAAGATAAACACGAGGGAGACAAAGGTAAAGAAGAGAGCGAAGAAGGTGGCAATAGAGGGTTAAAGAGGAAATTCGATACTGAAGAATCCTCCGAAGATCCTCAACAAGACGATGATACCAAAAGAGAAAATCGACATGTCCTGAAAGAGCTCGGGAAGTTCAAGAAAGCCAAAAAT CTTGCGATTTCCATGGCGACAAAAGCAGCCACATTAGCTCGAGAACTGAAATCAATGAGATCAGACTTGCGCTTTATGCAAGAACGTTCTGCTCTTTTGGAGGAGGAGAATAGAAGGCTTCGTGATGGCTATGACACAGGGATACCACCAGAAGACGATGACCTG GTGAGGCTCCAAATGGAGGCACTACTTGCTGAAAAATCCAGACTTGCAAATGAAAATGCAAACTTGAATAGGGAGAACCAGTGTCTTAGACAACTTGTTGAGTACCACCAGTTGGCCTCGGAAGATCTCTCTGCGTCCTACGAGGGCTTACTTAGAGGAATGGGATTGGATATTTCATGTTCACCCGAGGATCATACCGAGGCAAATGATGGATCTGGAGGAGTACGCGAGAAAGACATATCCGGTATTTCCAAATCCCTTGATGAGATCTACGACGAAGAATGA
- the LOC107873715 gene encoding uncharacterized protein LOC107873715 isoform X1 → MAISVESSSPASLNKGSPSLMGSSPIYSPSSDKRFWSNLRSRVDTLLENRENHNAALKQQEGVEDRSKRMKEDAMLLLRGFDSVSCSLSQLSDNLENALQGARDLAKPPTLTEILHCTMEKASSGENQSKEDKHEGDKGKEESEEGGNRGLKRKFDTEESSEDPQQDDDTKRENRHVLKELGKFKKAKNLAISMATKAATLARELKSMRSDLRFMQERSALLEEENRRLRDGYDTGIPPEDDDLVRLQMEALLAEKSRLANENANLNRENQCLRQLVEYHQLASEDLSASYEGLLRGMGLDISCSPEDHTEANDGSGGVREKDISGISKSLDEIYDEE, encoded by the exons ATGGCAATATCAGTAGAATCTTCATCACCTGCTTCCCTTAACAAG GGTTCACCAAGCTTGATGGGTTCGTCACCAATTTACAGTCCATCATCAGATAAACGTTTCTGGAGTAATCTTCGCAGCAGGGTTGATACTCTTCTTGAAAATCGCGAAAATCATAACGCTGCTCTAAAG CAGCAAGAAGGAGTGGAGGATCGATCGAAGAGGATGAAGGAGGATGCTATGCTTTTACTAAGAGGATTTGATTCTGTTTCTTGCTCTCTTTCGCAGTTATCGGATAATCTGGAAAATGCTCTTCAG GGAGCAAGAGATCTAGCAAAACCTCCCACATTGACCGAGATACTTCATTGCACGATGGAAAAGGCGAGCAGTGGGGAAAATCAATCGAAGGAAGATAAACACGAGGGAGACAAAGGTAAAGAAGAGAGCGAAGAAGGTGGCAATAGAGGGTTAAAGAGGAAATTCGATACTGAAGAATCCTCCGAAGATCCTCAACAAGACGATGATACCAAAAGAGAAAATCGACATGTCCTGAAAGAGCTCGGGAAGTTCAAGAAAGCCAAAAAT CTTGCGATTTCCATGGCGACAAAAGCAGCCACATTAGCTCGAGAACTGAAATCAATGAGATCAGACTTGCGCTTTATGCAAGAACGTTCTGCTCTTTTGGAGGAGGAGAATAGAAGGCTTCGTGATGGCTATGACACAGGGATACCACCAGAAGACGATGACCTG GTGAGGCTCCAAATGGAGGCACTACTTGCTGAAAAATCCAGACTTGCAAATGAAAATGCAAACTTGAATAGGGAGAACCAGTGTCTTAGACAACTTGTTGAGTACCACCAGTTGGCCTCGGAAGATCTCTCTGCGTCCTACGAGGGCTTACTTAGAGGAATGGGATTGGATATTTCATGTTCACCCGAGGATCATACCGAGGCAAATGATGGATCTGGAGGAGTACGCGAGAAAGACATATCCGGTATTTCCAAATCCCTTGATGAGATCTACGACGAAGAATGA